The Prochlorococcus marinus CUG1417 genome includes the window CTAGTAAGAGGCTAAAAATGGTTGAGAAAGCTGAAGAATACCTTAAAGAAGGTGGCTTATCGGAGGTTAGAGTTCGATGTCAAGGATCAACTGCAAGAATAGAAATTCCTCAAGATGAATTAAAGCATTTTTTTAATAAATATAATTTTAATGAATTAGTTCAATACTTCTCTAATTTAGGATTTAATTGCACAAGCTTAGATCTTGAAGGACTAATAAGCGGCAAGTTGAATAGGTAATATTATATTAAACAGCCGTTCTGATCTGTTTAGGTACTGCTGAAGGTGGATTGCGCTTAATGACACGCAAAGAATGTTCTTGAGCCATTAAAGATTCGATTAAATATTGACTAGCTAGTTCAGGCATCATATTTTGACCACATGTAAAAATATCTAATGCAGAATAATTAGATTCAGGCCAAGTATGTATTGAGATATGAGATTCTGCCAGTAATGCAATTGCCGTAACACCCTGAGGCTCAAATTTATTACTAATCAAATTCAGAACTGTTGCATTTGCCAATTTAGCAGCTCTGCTTAAAATACAGCGCAAAAAGGATTCATCATTTAATTTTTCGCAATCGCATCTATAAAGTTCCAACAAAAGATGTTTACTTTGATGACTTAATTGTTGCTCATTACTAAAAGAACTTAAAATTTCACTTTTTTTGTAGATTTCCATTTAAGAAATTTATATGAATTTAAGATTAGCTAAAAATCAAGCATTTTTGAAATTATAAATGAATCATTTGTGAAGAGCTCAAGAAAGACTGATTAAATTTATCTAAATGTGTCGCACTTATAAAACATTGACTATCTTTGCCAACAGAATTTAATAACAAATTTTGTCTGGATAAATCTAATTCCGCCAAGACGTCATCCAATATAAGTATTGGAGGAGCATTTAATGATTTTGTTAATAAATCTAGTTCAGCCATCTTTAAAGCCAAGATAAAAGTCCTTTGCTGTCCTGATGAACCATATTTTCTCACTGAAACATTATTTATTAAAAACTCAACATCATCACGATGAGGGCCAAAATTACATTTACCAGTTAATGCTTCTATTGAACGCTGATTTAAGAGTTGTTCTGCTATTTTTTTACTAATAATTTCTTCCTCTTCTTCTTCAGGACTTACATTTTCTATGCCCGAAAGATAATTTATGTCTATTTTCTCTTTAGACTTACTTAAATGATTATGCCAATATTCAACATATGGCTTTATTTTTAATAAAGCCCTTCTTCTACGCCTAAAAATTCTTGTACTTATTATTGACATTTGAATATCAAAGCTTTCAAGAATATCTGAGGAATTAGTTCTCAAGAAACTTTCTGAACGCCAAAAATGACTTCTTTGCTTTAAAAGCCTGTTAAATCTACTAATCAAGTCCAAATATACTGGTTCAAGTTGAGATACAACTTTATCAATCCATGTCCTTCGACAACTTGGTTCACTTCTAACAATATCTATATCATTAGAACAGAAACATACACTCCGAATATAATTCTTTATTTCACTCTGCTTTTTCAAGATTGATTCATTAACGTAAATTTTCTTAGGACCTTTTCGGAACAAATTTAACTTTAAATCATTTTTGAAATCTATTTGCCCCATAACGACAGCCATATCACTATCGTTTGTTATTAAATCTTTATCACTTAATGCTCTATTAGATTTTAATTGACTTAAAAATTCAACAGATTCAAGTAAATTTGACTTACCAATACCATTTAATCCAAGAACAATTGTTCTTTGCTCTTTTAGGTCAATTTCAAAACTTTTATGGTTCCGAAAATTTTTTATTTTTAAGTGATTTAAAAAAATTTTCTTAATGCATTCATTTATTAAATTAGCTAAGTTTATTATATTTAGATTTTCTTTAAAGAAATTGAAAATTAAAGGGCATGTAGCTCAGTTGGATAGAGCATCAGATTCCGGTTCTGAGAGTCGGGGGTTCGAATCCCTCCATGCTCGTAATATGATTTTAAAGTTTGTATCCCATTACTCTTATCCCATTTGGATCTAATATAAATCCACTTTCTTTTAAACTTTTAAATGAAGAAACCGGAGCCTGAACAGAAATACTACATCCAGGCATTTCTCTATTTATTTTCTCAATGGTGACTTGAAGCAATATTGAATAAAAAAGTTGCTGATTATCACCTGGTATTGCAC containing:
- the speD gene encoding adenosylmethionine decarboxylase, yielding MEIYKKSEILSSFSNEQQLSHQSKHLLLELYRCDCEKLNDESFLRCILSRAAKLANATVLNLISNKFEPQGVTAIALLAESHISIHTWPESNYSALDIFTCGQNMMPELASQYLIESLMAQEHSLRVIKRNPPSAVPKQIRTAV
- the recF gene encoding DNA replication/repair protein RecF (All proteins in this family for which functions are known are DNA-binding proteins that assist the filamentation of RecA onto DNA for the initiation of recombination or recombinational repair.) yields the protein MFLNHLKIKNFRNHKSFEIDLKEQRTIVLGLNGIGKSNLLESVEFLSQLKSNRALSDKDLITNDSDMAVVMGQIDFKNDLKLNLFRKGPKKIYVNESILKKQSEIKNYIRSVCFCSNDIDIVRSEPSCRRTWIDKVVSQLEPVYLDLISRFNRLLKQRSHFWRSESFLRTNSSDILESFDIQMSIISTRIFRRRRRALLKIKPYVEYWHNHLSKSKEKIDINYLSGIENVSPEEEEEEIISKKIAEQLLNQRSIEALTGKCNFGPHRDDVEFLINNVSVRKYGSSGQQRTFILALKMAELDLLTKSLNAPPILILDDVLAELDLSRQNLLLNSVGKDSQCFISATHLDKFNQSFLSSSQMIHL